The Acidimicrobiales bacterium DNA window TGTGACTCTGGCCGCTGCTGCTGTGGCCAAAGTCGATGCCGTGTATGCGGTGGGAGGGGCTCAGGCGGTGGCCGCCATGGCCTATGGGACGGAAACCGTGCCCGCCGTGGACGTCATTGTCGGGCCGGGCAGCGTGTACGTGGCCCTTGCTAAACGCGAGGTGGCGGGCCATGTTGGTATCCCGTCGGCCTTCGCCGGCCCGTCGGAGGTGGTGGTGGTGGCTGACGCCTCGGTCCCTGCGCTCTTCGCCGCTGTCGACGTCGTAGTCCAGGCCGAGCACGGCCCGAACGGTCTGGCCTGGCTGGTTACGTGGGACGAGGCGGTGGCAGAGGCCGTGGAGGCCGAAGTAGTCCGAATGGTGGCCGAGGCTCCCCGCCGGGAGGACATCACGGCCACGCTGGCTGATGCTGGTTGGAGCGTGCTGGTGGACGGCCCAGATCAGGCGCTGGCCGTAGCCGACGCCATTGCGCCCGAGCACCTGCAACTGATGGTGGATGGTGCTGAGGCGTTGGCCGAGCGGGTCCGTCATGCCGGCGCGGTCTTCTGTGGTCCGTGGTCCCCAGCGTCGCTCGGCGACTACGTGGCCGGACCCAGTCACGTCTTGCCTACCGCTGGCACGGCCCGCTTCTCGGGAGCCCTAACAGTGGCTGACTTCACCAAGGAGGTCCACGTGGTGACTGCCGACGAGGGGGCGCTGCGACGCCTAGCCCCTCACGTCGTCGCCCTGGCCGACGCCGAAGGATTGGACGCCCACGCCCGATCGGTGCGCATCCGGACTGAGGCAGGGGAGGGAAACGATGGCTAAGCGCCCTACCTCC harbors:
- the hisD gene encoding histidinol dehydrogenase; the encoded protein is MLRRLDLRGSVQDVQSVLPRPAIAGEGPLDEVRAILADVRQRGDIALLEMTSRFDGADLEAIRVDPAEVAAAPDRIQPGVLKALEVAAEAVRRHHVGQVRPERRTEEEGLVIRSLSRPVERAGCYAPGGRAAYPSTVLMTAIPARVAGVDEVVLCVPPGVDGRIADVTLAAAAVAKVDAVYAVGGAQAVAAMAYGTETVPAVDVIVGPGSVYVALAKREVAGHVGIPSAFAGPSEVVVVADASVPALFAAVDVVVQAEHGPNGLAWLVTWDEAVAEAVEAEVVRMVAEAPRREDITATLADAGWSVLVDGPDQALAVADAIAPEHLQLMVDGAEALAERVRHAGAVFCGPWSPASLGDYVAGPSHVLPTAGTARFSGALTVADFTKEVHVVTADEGALRRLAPHVVALADAEGLDAHARSVRIRTEAGEGNDG